The Priestia koreensis genomic interval GATAAGTATAGCGTTTGAAGAAGCACTTCTCCTTCTTTCGGTGCTTTTACTTCTGTTTCCTCGTACTTGAATGTGTCTTTTGTTGGCATTCCTTTTGGACGTTCTGCTAAAAGTATTTGTTCGTTTTTCATCATGGTTCCCACCTAACATCATAAATTTTTTAATAGGTACAACTCGTATTTTGTCATTTATGACCCTTCTCATTCAAACAAAATGCTTATGTAAGTTGAAGCCTATATTCTCTCTATACCCTTTTTCGACTTTTTATGATCATTTTCCTCCTCAAAAATGGAAGCGTTCACAAAATAATTACTATACTGATCGGTATAGTGGTTCTCAAGACAAAAAAGAAGCACTTCGAAAACTTGAAGTGCTTCTAACAATCCTATTTCACCCGTTGTAGTCTCAGAGCATTAAGTACGACCGAGACAGAACTAAACGCCATCGCCGCACCTGCTACCCACGGTGCTAAAAGACCAATGGCTGCGACTGGAATTCCAAGCGTATTGTAGCCCATCGCCCAGAAGAGGTTTTGCTTAATGTTTCGGATGGTCAGCTTACTCATATGCACGGCATCAGCAATTCCGTTCAAATCACCGCGCATTAACGTAATATCTGCTGCTTCCATCGCTACATCTGCTCCTGTACCAATTGCCATGCCAATATCAGCTGTGGCAAGAGCAGGAGCATCATTAATGCCATCGCCTACCATCGCTACTTTCTTGCCTTGTGCTTGCAGAGCTTTTACTTCATTTGCCTTTTGCTCCGGCAAAACTTCGGCAATGACGTGCTTAATGCCAGCTTCTTTTGCAATTGCTTCTGCAGTAAGCCTGTTATCTCCTGTAATCATTAACACATCAAGACCTAGCTGCTGTAGTCGGCGAATGCCTTCTTTTGATGATTCTTTCATCGTATCTGCGACTGCGATCATGCCTGCATATTGACCGCCGACTGCCGCAAGCATGACCGTTTTGCCCTCTGCTTCGAGCCTGTTTTTTTCTTGGAGAATCGGCTCAATAGCAATTCCATGATCGTTCATTAGTCGAACCGTTCCAACAAGCACGTTCTCTCCCTGCACATCTGCTTTAATTCCGTACCCGGGAATCGTTTCAAAGTTCGTGACGGGAAGTTCAGTGTCTACTTCTATACCACGCACAATGGCTGCCGCAAGCGGATGTTCGGATTGCTTCTCCGCAGCACGTACATACGGAAGAAACGATTTGTCTCCGATAATATCCGTTACTTCGGGTTCTCCTTTTGTAATGGTACCCGTTTTATCTAGCACAATCGTCGTAATTCCTTGCGTAGCTTCTAAATGTTCGCCACCCTTAAAGAGAATGCCCTTTTCAGCTGCTCGTCCTGAACCAGCCATAATGGATGTCGGTGTTGCGAGTCCAAGCGCACACGGACACGCAATAACGAGAACCGCTATGAGTTTTTCTAGAGCACCTGCGAAGTCACCAGGCTGTACGACGAAGTACCAGATGATAAATGTTAATACGGCAAGACCAACCACAATGGGAACGAAGATGCCCGAAATTTTGTCGGCCATGCGCTGAATTGGCGCTTTTGATCCCTGTGCTTCTTCAACGACTTTTATAATTTGCGCAAGCGCCGTGTCTTTTCCTACCTTCGTTGCTTCCATTTTTAGAAAGCCGTTTTTATTCATCGTTGCGCCAATCACCTCATCACCAGGGAATTTATCCACTGGGATACTTTCACCTGTCAGCATTGACTCATCAACTGCCGAACGTCCGTCGATAATTCGACCGTCTACCGGGATCTTTTCACCTGGACGAACAGAGATAAGATCCCCTCGCGTAATCTCTTCAATCGGTACTTCCGTTTCCTCACCGTTTCTTACAACAAGAGCGGTTTTTGCTTGAAGTCCCATGAGCTTCTTAATCGCTTCGGATGAACGACCCTTTGCTTTTGCCTCAAACAACTTGCCAAGTAAAAT includes:
- a CDS encoding heavy metal translocating P-type ATPase produces the protein MSQTKETTFQVTGMTCAACSNRIERGLNKMDGVEEANVNLALERSTVKYDPSVTNPKAFEEKIEKLGYGVVRDKADFVITGMTCAACSNRIEKGLNKMEGVFKANVNLALESATVEYNPSVMSEADVIEKVGKLGYGASTKSEKPEVDHREKAIKKQQWKFFVSLLLSLPLLWAMVGHFSFTSFIYVPEIFMNPWFQLTLATPVQLIIGMQFYVGAFKALRNKSANMDVLVALGTSAAYFYSLYLSFQSLGHHGATQLYYETSAILITLILLGKLFEAKAKGRSSEAIKKLMGLQAKTALVVRNGEETEVPIEEITRGDLISVRPGEKIPVDGRIIDGRSAVDESMLTGESIPVDKFPGDEVIGATMNKNGFLKMEATKVGKDTALAQIIKVVEEAQGSKAPIQRMADKISGIFVPIVVGLAVLTFIIWYFVVQPGDFAGALEKLIAVLVIACPCALGLATPTSIMAGSGRAAEKGILFKGGEHLEATQGITTIVLDKTGTITKGEPEVTDIIGDKSFLPYVRAAEKQSEHPLAAAIVRGIEVDTELPVTNFETIPGYGIKADVQGENVLVGTVRLMNDHGIAIEPILQEKNRLEAEGKTVMLAAVGGQYAGMIAVADTMKESSKEGIRRLQQLGLDVLMITGDNRLTAEAIAKEAGIKHVIAEVLPEQKANEVKALQAQGKKVAMVGDGINDAPALATADIGMAIGTGADVAMEAADITLMRGDLNGIADAVHMSKLTIRNIKQNLFWAMGYNTLGIPVAAIGLLAPWVAGAAMAFSSVSVVLNALRLQRVK